From the Silurus meridionalis isolate SWU-2019-XX chromosome 5, ASM1480568v1, whole genome shotgun sequence genome, one window contains:
- the fut11 gene encoding alpha-(1,3)-fucosyltransferase 11 isoform X1: MPRVCKMSSKQKMAFKPRIVFSLWLLLMCVLSCAGQEPVDLSAFQPQSALTDMEFVSVSAYRGPGNTDTRSNKELPILLWWSANLFPHFPGDTERVDCAHSSCLVTQNRKVQLQRRTASIIFYGTDFRAYEAPLPRLPHQTWALFHEESPMNNYLLSHGSGIRLFNYTATFRRESDYPLTLQWLPSLDYLLQSPSVSLEEKNRWRTAGLAPVLYMQSHCDVPSDRDRYVQELMKYLQVDSYGKCLNNKPLPEYLEDTSTATGEDRRFMSFVARYKFHLALENGLCPDYMTEKLWRPIHQGCVPIYRGSSSVADWLPNDHSAILIDDFASPQELAKLIMDLDKDDSKYLHYLEYKSPDKITNLRLLEGLQNREWGINDMSKPNYLNGFECFVCDRENERLAAAKKHRREPEKYPAPLPKMANNTHMGCPLPSPGYGAVEEIDLNDGWLQMWPQDYWQSLDQAEGLVSLIHHNESDPGLLWQHIPRMAVSRNGQ, encoded by the exons atgccaagagtgtgcaaaatgtcatcaaagcaaaag ATGGCATTCAAGCCCAGGATTGTGTTCTCTTTGTGGCTTTTGCTGATGTGTGTGCTGTCATGTGCCGGACAAGAGCCAGTAGATCTGAGTGCTTTCCAGCCACAGAGCGCTCTCACCGACATGGAGTTTGTTAGCGTGAGTGCCTACCGCGGCCCGGGCAACACAGATACCCGCAGCAACAAGGAGCTTCCAATCCTGCTGTGGTGGAGTGCCAACCTGTTTCCACATTTTCCAGGGGATACAGAGCGTGTGGACTGCGCTCACTCTTCCTGCCTGGTGACACAAAATCGCAAGGTCCAGTTACAGCGGCGCACAGCCTCCATCATCTTTTACGGCACGGATTTTCGCGCATATGAGGCGCCTCTGCCTCGCCTGCCACACCAGACCTGGGCGCTCTTCCACGAGGAGTCACCAATGAACAACTACTTGCTGTCACATGGGTCTGGAATCCGCCTCTTTAATTACACAGCTACCTTCCGCAGGGAGTCTGACTATCCGCTCACACTGCAGTGGCTGCCGTCACTCGACTACCTGCTGCAGTCTCCCTCCGTCTCTCTTGAGGAGAAGAACCGCTGGAGAACTGCTGGACTGGCTCCAGTGTTGTACATGCAGTCACACTGCGATGTGCCCTCAGACCGTGACCGCTATGTCCAGGAGCTTATGAAGTACTTACAG GTGGACTCATATGGAAAGTGTCTCAACAACAAACCCCTGCCAGAGTATCTAGAGGACACCAGCACAGCCACAGGCGAGGACCGGCGCTTCATGAGTTTCGTGGCTCGCTATAAGTTCCACCTCGCTCTAGAGAACGGACTGTGCCCTGATTACATGACTGAGAAACTGTGGCGGCCCATCCACCAGGGATGCGTGCCCATCTATAGAGGCTCATCCTCTGTTGCTGACTGGCTCCCGAACGATCATTCCGCCATTTTGATAGATGATTTCGCCTCTCCTCAAGAGCTAGCAAAGTTAATTATGGATTTGGATAAAGATGACTCAAAGTATTTACACTACTTGGAGTACAAGAGTCCTGATAAGATAACAAACCTCCGCCTCTTGGAAGGTCTTCAGAACAGAGAGTGGGGCATTAATGACATGAGCAAGCCCAACTACCTAAATGGCTTCGAATGCTTTGTGTGTGACCGGGAGAACGAGAGACTGGCGGCAGCCAAGAAGCACAGACGAGAACCTGAAAAGTATCCAGCACCTTTGCCAAAGATGgccaacaacacacacatgggATGTCCGCTTCCTAGCCCTGGGTATGGAGCCGTAGAGGAGATTGACCTCAATGATGg TTGGCTTCAGATGTGGCCGCAAGACTACTGGCAGAGTCTGGACCAGGCAGAGGGACTTGTGTCACTGATTCATCACAATGAGTCTGACCCCGGACTGCTTTGGCAACATATTCCCAGAATGGCGGTGAGCAGGAACGGCCAATAA
- the fut11 gene encoding alpha-(1,3)-fucosyltransferase 11 isoform X2, with protein sequence MAFKPRIVFSLWLLLMCVLSCAGQEPVDLSAFQPQSALTDMEFVSVSAYRGPGNTDTRSNKELPILLWWSANLFPHFPGDTERVDCAHSSCLVTQNRKVQLQRRTASIIFYGTDFRAYEAPLPRLPHQTWALFHEESPMNNYLLSHGSGIRLFNYTATFRRESDYPLTLQWLPSLDYLLQSPSVSLEEKNRWRTAGLAPVLYMQSHCDVPSDRDRYVQELMKYLQVDSYGKCLNNKPLPEYLEDTSTATGEDRRFMSFVARYKFHLALENGLCPDYMTEKLWRPIHQGCVPIYRGSSSVADWLPNDHSAILIDDFASPQELAKLIMDLDKDDSKYLHYLEYKSPDKITNLRLLEGLQNREWGINDMSKPNYLNGFECFVCDRENERLAAAKKHRREPEKYPAPLPKMANNTHMGCPLPSPGYGAVEEIDLNDGWLQMWPQDYWQSLDQAEGLVSLIHHNESDPGLLWQHIPRMAVSRNGQ encoded by the exons ATGGCATTCAAGCCCAGGATTGTGTTCTCTTTGTGGCTTTTGCTGATGTGTGTGCTGTCATGTGCCGGACAAGAGCCAGTAGATCTGAGTGCTTTCCAGCCACAGAGCGCTCTCACCGACATGGAGTTTGTTAGCGTGAGTGCCTACCGCGGCCCGGGCAACACAGATACCCGCAGCAACAAGGAGCTTCCAATCCTGCTGTGGTGGAGTGCCAACCTGTTTCCACATTTTCCAGGGGATACAGAGCGTGTGGACTGCGCTCACTCTTCCTGCCTGGTGACACAAAATCGCAAGGTCCAGTTACAGCGGCGCACAGCCTCCATCATCTTTTACGGCACGGATTTTCGCGCATATGAGGCGCCTCTGCCTCGCCTGCCACACCAGACCTGGGCGCTCTTCCACGAGGAGTCACCAATGAACAACTACTTGCTGTCACATGGGTCTGGAATCCGCCTCTTTAATTACACAGCTACCTTCCGCAGGGAGTCTGACTATCCGCTCACACTGCAGTGGCTGCCGTCACTCGACTACCTGCTGCAGTCTCCCTCCGTCTCTCTTGAGGAGAAGAACCGCTGGAGAACTGCTGGACTGGCTCCAGTGTTGTACATGCAGTCACACTGCGATGTGCCCTCAGACCGTGACCGCTATGTCCAGGAGCTTATGAAGTACTTACAG GTGGACTCATATGGAAAGTGTCTCAACAACAAACCCCTGCCAGAGTATCTAGAGGACACCAGCACAGCCACAGGCGAGGACCGGCGCTTCATGAGTTTCGTGGCTCGCTATAAGTTCCACCTCGCTCTAGAGAACGGACTGTGCCCTGATTACATGACTGAGAAACTGTGGCGGCCCATCCACCAGGGATGCGTGCCCATCTATAGAGGCTCATCCTCTGTTGCTGACTGGCTCCCGAACGATCATTCCGCCATTTTGATAGATGATTTCGCCTCTCCTCAAGAGCTAGCAAAGTTAATTATGGATTTGGATAAAGATGACTCAAAGTATTTACACTACTTGGAGTACAAGAGTCCTGATAAGATAACAAACCTCCGCCTCTTGGAAGGTCTTCAGAACAGAGAGTGGGGCATTAATGACATGAGCAAGCCCAACTACCTAAATGGCTTCGAATGCTTTGTGTGTGACCGGGAGAACGAGAGACTGGCGGCAGCCAAGAAGCACAGACGAGAACCTGAAAAGTATCCAGCACCTTTGCCAAAGATGgccaacaacacacacatgggATGTCCGCTTCCTAGCCCTGGGTATGGAGCCGTAGAGGAGATTGACCTCAATGATGg TTGGCTTCAGATGTGGCCGCAAGACTACTGGCAGAGTCTGGACCAGGCAGAGGGACTTGTGTCACTGATTCATCACAATGAGTCTGACCCCGGACTGCTTTGGCAACATATTCCCAGAATGGCGGTGAGCAGGAACGGCCAATAA